From the Hordeum vulgare subsp. vulgare chromosome 1H, MorexV3_pseudomolecules_assembly, whole genome shotgun sequence genome, the window ttaaactccaccaCCCTTCCATTGATAGTTCTGATgaatcttgttgagtacctttataCTCACGGTTTCTTAATTGATGTTTTTGCAGATAAGACTTTAGGTTCTCTATTGGTTTTCTATGCGAACTTCATTGCTGATCCGATTAGCTTGGAAATCCTAGACAAAGGTCTGGCTCGTTTGGGAGGGACTATGTAGATTTTCATGCTCCTCTAGCCACTTCTAGTAAATGTCTGTACCctgacatgttgtgcttccggtttatgcttgtatgacttgagtgttgggtcatgtgacccctttttCTAAAATCACACTatattgactcttatgagtctttaatagatgcttgagtcatagagttgtgttgtgatgccatgttgaatCTACACatgtcgtgcatattgtgtgtatgctttgaactgcattgtatgtgtggggttcgacacctagttgtgtgcccttAGTAGCCCTCTTTATAGGAAatgcatctttgtgtttccatccagccgtggtagcttgctactgctacgGACATATTGATTGACCGATGTGTATCCTTCTTCGTTGATGTGTCTATCCCCAAgtggaaatgtcacacggtgtaatgtaGTCCATGTTGCCTGCTATACTCGTCCACACGCAGTTGATGACAAAAATGTCTCACAGTCTAATGTAGTgcgtgtagcttgctatgactcgtcaacATGTAGTTGATGGCCGACAGCTGCATTGATGGGTTACGTACAATGTTCAAGAACTcggtaactggtagctgctcgtTCCGGTTGTGAGTAGCTATTAATCGGTGATTCGGCCTATTGACTTgattaatcggtcgaccattAATCGGTATATGGGATAGGAGCTTGTTACACATTTTCCCATGTCTTAACTACGTAAGGTACCAAAATATGCTACTGTAGGCATATAAAAGCATAAATAAGAGGTGAAATTGTAATTCCTGATGCATCCAACCCTTAATAATGTCAAATTTGAAATTAACAATTAATATTTTCAACATGCATCGACACAATATCCGTATATCAAAACAATATGCTATCAAAATATCCAATATGTCATGATCAACTCAAGATAAATGGCAGCCACAAAAATAGAAATAGGGAATACTAAAtaaatggcaacaacacaatatgCAGTCATACATGTCAAGGATAAATAAAATGGCAGCCACACAAATAGGGAGTATCGAATAATTCCTAACAAGGTTCACAACACAAATAGGAAATCTGCAAATAGGCAAATAGGTAATAATGTTCACATAATTTCAGCGACATAAATAGATATAGGTAGAAAGGTAACAATGTTCAACCACACCAATAGCAAGCAAGATAAGGTCTTGTGCAATAGTAAATAGGTTATAAGTTGATGACAAAACACTCAAGGTTGCGGggggtcctcctcctcatcatcgtccTTGGTTGCCATAACGCCATCATCCTCAGACTCATAATCAATCCCATCATCCTCTATCTCATGATCAAGTTCATTATCATCATCCGCAATGAATTCTTCAACTTCATGGAGTTCTCTAACTCTTGCCCTCCTACGAAGCTGCACATGTTCGCTTTCCCCCCTTTCTGCATCAATGATGTTGCATGGCATTCTCGTAGTGGGATCAGTCTCCTCATCGATATATGCATCTTCACATATCCAATCTTGTGCTCGTGATGCATCTTCACCAAGAAGAACATCACTAGAAGAGGatatcttctttcttttatcaatcATGCTTCCATTGAATAGGATATAAACTAGATTGTCCCTACGGGCCACATCTAGTTTATTTCTCCTCTTTGCATCTACCTACAAAGTACAAATGGATGCCTAGTGAAAAAATCGCAAGAAGCAAGAATATTCATATTTGACTAATTGATTGATATTTGAGAGTGACTAAAAGTCTAAGAGTTACCATTACAAACGTGCTCCAATTTCTTTCACATCCGGATGAACTTGTGGTCAAGTTGAGTATCTTTATGGCCATGTGTTGCAGCATAGGAGTTTGTAATCCATAAGTTGACCACCAATCAGCCACAATTTGAGAAAAGTGAAATAATATGCAATCAACCCATATAATTTCAGAAATACAATAAGAACTTTGTTGCTTTGGGAACAAGCTTGCCAACATCAAAATTATCATTCCTGATTGCTTTCATGGCTGTCACCTTCCCAAACATACCCTCTTTCTTTTTAAACTTGGTGAAGTCAatgttcagaatcttattttgcttGATGTCATCGTCATAATAAATTGTATCCATGACTTCCATAAGTGTAGCCATTACCTCTACATCCGTAAAGATGCTCGGTTCAGCATAACTATATCTAGCATTCAAGATGTATGCTGCCATGTGCAAAGGAGAATCTAGACTCCCACTCATCTTGGTATCCATGGCATTAGTGATCAAGAAATATTCTTTTTTCTGAATTTTCAACAAGAGCCTTGATTTCCTTTTTTGCACGTATTAGTTCTCCATACATAGATGCCATAGATGGACCATCACTATCTGCCAACCGAAGCACCTTCACTAGTGGCTCAAAAACCATGCAAGGAAACATGAAGATGATCAAACGAGTCACAAAATTAGGTGCAAACAGCCCAACATTAGGAATGTATAAGTTAGAAGTAAAAACTACAAGTAGAAGTGTAGGACCCCAACATATGACTAGATGCAGCGCAACCCCAATAAGCATACCTTGATGCAAAGATAAACATTTTTCCAAAAGCTCCTACTCATTATAGTGGCATGAGCCACCTTTCCTTTCACCGTTTTCGTGTGCTTGCATGCTTCCCATTCATCACTACAAACCATTGCCTTTAGTTCCTTCCTTTTAGAAACCAAACTTTCCAAGGTAAGAAATGCCGAAGCAAATCGTGTCACCCCCGGTCTAACAATGTCTCTTTTTTTGGTGAAAGACCTCATGAAGGACAATGTTTTATGATGTTCATAAAGAAAATTGTCATTTGCTTGGCTTTAGTAATGGTAGGACCAAATTGCTTCAGCTTTGCAATTGCTTTTACCATCAAATTGATGGTATGAGTTGCACATGAGCTCCAAAATATCTTTGGCCATTTGCCTTTGAGCATCTCCTTTGCTCCCATGTTGTTCGAAGCATTGTCCGTGACCACCTGAACAACATTTTTAGCACCTACAAGACAAAAAATCAGCACCTACAACATTATGGAAGCAAAGTTGATACCTTGCAAAAAAAATGAAGCAAAGTTGAGAGTTCAAGAATCATACCAATTTTCTCAATGCACTCGTTGTACCCAGGGCTTGATGGAACCAGAAGCAGGCCCAAGACCTAATGAGTAAGGTTGATCATATCTTTTCTCTAATCAGATCCTCCTTGGGTAATTCTAAGATAGCTTGCGTGTCTCCCTTGCAAAGATAAGTGTGTCTGTAAGTGATGCTACTGACGAAGCATGCCCATTGCCACTACGCCTACAGTTGCATGCGATATGCTGGAGATGTAGCAAACACGTATTCGGCCAGAACATACAGGCATCTCATTTATATGTAAATAATTCACTATCTTTTGTTTCAAGAGGTTTTGCACACAATATGCATCTTACTGTTCATCCATAAAAAATAGTACAAAGACGTTCTGTCAAAAAACGTCAACAACTGTGTGTGCTTCGTACTGTTCATTTATCAACctacttgtgtgcttgcttgtccAACTAGCTTGGACGTACATGTTCCGGTCTTGGTAATTTGATCTACATTTTAAAAGGTAACACAATCTATATCTCTAATCTACAAACCTGTAATCTACTCAATGGATACATCTATACTATACtctataatttttttacaaatcgatgatgctatgctagattatCCAGTGTGACAGAGAAAGAGGAAGATGAGGGTAATACCTTGCTATAGGGGGATGCCTTGGAGGAATAGCTAGCGGAGGAATCACAGGGATGGACTGGGTAGTGGCAGCCGGGTCAGTTGATGGCGACCAACCCACGGGACAATACAACAGCATCGAAGCAGCCGATGGAGAGGAATGGAGAGGAGGCCGGCGAGCGACGGTGTTGCCGCGATCTACAGTGTCGGAGCTGTTGCACGGGGCCCTTGCCGAGGACCTGCCGCCATCAACTAGGTCGAGTCCTGATAGGAAAGAAGCGGGAGGGGCAACAGGAGGACGAAACCTAGCTATATCAGGAGACGGAGGGGCGGTCACGGGCCAAAAAGCTTGGGCTTTGCTTGCCAACAGTTAACGGGCCAAGGCGATTAATCGGTCTGACAATGATTAATCGGTGTGACAGGCCCGTTAATCAGCTTGGGCAGTTAACACAACGTATATGTACTATTTGCGTCGGTCATCTaatgagtagcgattaactggccCGTTAACTGATTAATCGAACGAATTTTTGAACAATGGTTACGTATGTTTGTTCctatacggatgtgccacttgggtttataattaGTCATGTTGACCTGGGTTCTCTTACAtttgaatgctagcaacatattcatatacgtgagtcaaaagacacaaatggtcccggccaaggtaaggtgccaGCCGTGGGGATTACCATGCGTGAGCTGCAAAgtgatatgatatgttacatgctagattcttatggcttaggatcgaggtcccgacaTTCTAACATTCCACTTGGTGCAGTGTACCAAGCCTTGGTGCTTTgttaaccaatccatgcctaggatcacATCCAAGACTTGTGACTTCAAGATGATAAGGTCTGCTAGGAAATCTACCCAGTTGATGAAAATCCCAACTCCTATACAcactatcttggttctcaaaagtAAACGCGGGGCTTGTAGCAACATATTAGTACCCGGGGTTGTAGGCTTCATAACACTCTCTAGTGCAAACGTTTGTGTAACAATTGAATGAGAAGCTTCATAGTGAAATAAAACGGTTGGTCAGGTTGAGTTGACAAGCAACATACCCAATATGTTGTCCGGGGCGTCCTGGGCTACCTCTTTAGTGACGTGGTTTACACGACCCTTGCCATTCTTGCGCTGGTTGTGGGGAGCTTGGTTCTTTAGGGgcgctccatgaccttgtcctagGTTCGGCACATTGGGGCATGGTGCATCTTGCTTCTTGTTGAGTCATTGCCTCGAGATGTTCCCAGGTTGTCCACATCTGAAGCACATAACTTGGCCTGAGTTGTTGCTATTCTTgccgccattgttgttgttgggatTGTTGCAGTAGGCAGTCCTAGGATTGGcatactgctgaggctggtaCCTCGGACGAGTCGTGACTTGCTGAGGGTGATAGGTAGCCATGGCCTGGGGTTGCAGCCATGGGCGGCGCTTCTCGTTACTTGAACTACCCTTTCAGGTCATCTTGCGCTTGTGAGTGTCTTCCATAGAAcaacgcttgtcctcaagaatgaGGGCCTTGTTTACCAGGTCGAAGAAGGTTAGGCATTCGCTGACGATGAGCTGATGCTGTAGGGCTTgctggagtccttccatgaagcgttccatctTAGCTGCCTGAGTGTTGACATTTTCAGGGGCATAGCTTGACAGGATGTCGAAATTCTGCATGTACTCCTTAAGTGAGATACTTCCTTGCTTCAACACAAGGAATTGATGATTCTTGATAGCCATGACCCCAGAAGGAATGTGGGCCTTGCGGAAACCATCCTTGAAATAAACCCAGATGATCACATGTTCACCTTGGATGACCTTGAATCAGTCCTACCAAGCTATGTTAGTTCCTCCGAGGCAGTGAGAGGCATACAACACCTTCTCACAATCCTTGTTGCAGTTGACCAGTGCGAGGAGATCCTCGATGGTGCAGATCCGTTCATCAGCATCCAAGGGTTGAGTAGTCTCGCTGAAGGTTGGCGGCGATTTCATCATGAACAACAACTAGGTGGAGCGGTCATTGTCGTTCCTTCCTTGCCGCGGGTTGTTGATGAGGGCCTAAGCTGTCTATTGGATAGCAGCAATGTTGGCTTGGCATTCCTCCTGaataacttggagaaattgagctATGGTGATGTTCCCggtggaggtggtggaggaggaatgTCTCCATGTGTCTACTCCTAGTGATTTGTAGCCTGAGATGACCCACCAGCTCCTTGTTACTAACTAGAGTAGTCGATGCTCGGGTTGCCAAAGGTGCTGGTGCGGGTTGTAGTCACCATCTTGTTTGGAACAACAAAGTCAAATGACTAGGAAAGAGGGAAAATCAAATGGAGAGGATGTGCACATAAGGGGGttggtatggtgcaagtgtgATCAAACATAGGTCCAAAGAACAATCACATAATATTAACATAAGATAGACAATATAGTCGCTTACATGTTTCCTAAAGCAAAAGTGCAACTTGCATAgagacaaaaacaacaaaagaaaacaacaagcgcacatggtttcatatgaaccattacagagAATCAACTTCGCATGTGGGATACATGACTTGCCCAACCCTGGGGGTTCTCTCAGTGAGGTGATGTAGTGCTTGGTCTCAGACTCACATTCCTCTAGGTCTTCCTCCTTGCCATCCTCCATACGGATGTCTTCTCCACTCTAAGGGACTAGAGTACGAGGAGACCCACCCTTATGACACTTCATCGGTGGTCTGATGAAGAGCTCACGATACTCCTTCGCACTCATGCCTTGTGCGGGTGCATCTCTAGATGGGGATACTCCTCCTCTATAAGCAATAGCCAATCGTCCTTCGGGGGCTCCATCCTTCAAGATCATGTCTTGCTTCTTCTTCGCTTGACAGAGTAGGTGTTGGGTTTGAAGAAGTTCCATGCGGAGCTTCACACACTCCTTAATCAGGTTGTGAGCCACAGTATCAGAGAACATGATGAAGTAGGTCTAGAACCTGAGTGGTGTCCCGTCCTCCTTGGATGGAACTAGTGTCCAACTCCCGCAAATGTCATCCTTCCTGAATGGTAGGTGGCGAGTAGCTGGCTTTAGTTATCTTTGGGATGTTGTCTCGAAGGTGGATAAGTGCCTACCTTGTCGTCGTCTCAACTGCAATGACCAGGGTCTCCATtaatggtccttcaaagaaccaactcatTGGGGAGTCATTTCccttcacgaccacatcaacATGGTACTCCTTCATGGTGGCATTGACCAAGTGCTCGTGGTAGCGGAAAAAAGATGTCAGTAAAACTGGCACTTCGCCACACTGTCCTTAATGAGTAGGGGAAAACCGGAGGCTAGGAGGTCTTGTGGTAcgatggccatctacaaggtttcagGGGAGGGGTGTCACTAAAGTTTTGAAAGGGGGTTAGAAGAGAAAAGCACCATAGAAACTCCTAAGTGTAGGTGCTAGGTATGGTGTTTTGAAAATGGCTTCATCCTAACtagcgtccatgctaactaaggcttcctacaatcaggatggctctgatgccAGCTCTGtgtggaccccgactcataagtcgaagTCACCTAGTGCACATGTACAATGTTTTGGGAGATCAGTGCTCACGAACATAtagaagctgaataacaagagtcttacatcattGCATATTGTCTTACACAAATTATGACCATTATGGTCATTTTTTACATATATGGGGCCATCAAGGACAAACATGAATCATAAACTCACAGCGGAAATCTTCAACGATGGCGtggacccatgccatctgccttaaccctacatgcatttgAAGTAGGAAGCGCCCCAACTTGCATGTTTGTCACCGAAATGTTCTTCATCATAAACCtcctcttccatgcctggccaatgaaataaccagggcaacccaatgagtacttttgaatgtactcgcaagcaacccatgtttggtacAAGGTATTCATGCATGGTTTATCTCTAAATAGGTATTTTATAGAAAGATAATTTTGAGTGTGTTATCATGTGCATTCATAAACTTATAAATCAACAGGTTGCATATATCCGCATGAActcgttacaaatatcaatataaatgGAGTATATCAACTCTAGTTTCATCATCTCATCAAGACATATAGCTTAGCTGAATTATTTCTTTttcccacacacacaccaagttttgtAAAATAATGGTCATAGCCCAAGACTGGTCatccaactttccttgaccgtggacacaactatttgaatagttttacactctacataggttgcacactttacccataaGACTTGGGGAACTTTCATGTCATCCATGCCTCACGGTATTTACATAATCGAGGtatgcacccgaacaatgccttcccttaacaacactaaacaaagagtccactcattggtaCCCATCTCTGATTATGtacatcacaagtaccatctCTCAGGGGACaaaacggtgtgcccggtgtgtGCCAAAACTGCCATAGTCCTCCGTCCAGGCATGACCGTGTATCGAGAGAGTAACTCGGATCCCTAGcccctagtaatgtgggctctctgctagcatcgaccaaagtactcaacaaagccccgtccataaggggtatcgtggtcgtacatgtaaggctgGGACAATCAGCAGATCTCAAAACAAATTCGATTTTGAAAGCACACACACAACTTTCCTTGGTACCCCACTTCTTTCTTAAGTTGTTACCTAGCTCATCATCTTCTCCCTTGTCCACTAGTGGCAtacgatggggttttcattaagTATTTGGTAAAACATTTTGTTTCCCTtctcatgcatattcccatcccattttCATAGGAACTACTTGCacgtaactacttcccacccgcataaccctcataggaaggtagggtcatgcacaATGCAAGTATCAACGGGAAATGCATTCGAGACTAACCCAGCAAAGTTTTCACCACATCATTGACATGCTCTTTCATGCACTATTGAAGGTACTATAATGTGATGCATAAAAATAGTTTCTTCAACAAGGTTAAAGGGCTGCTTGCATGGCTCAAACAAGTCTTCGGTTCTTCAAAAGCTTcaggtccaactccttcgtcaacatCATAATCTAACATCGCAAAATAACAGGAACGAATAAGACCACGACAATAATAGGAAAAATAAATCACTCCTAAAAATATCAAACTATTTTCATAAAAACTAGATGTCAATCCACTAGTGGAGCCGTATGCTATACAAATTTTTTTACCCCCTTTCCGCTATACAATTGGAAACCGCCACCTTGCTTGTGTGGGTGATAGGATGGGCTATCCGACATGACAAACATAAATCATCAGTGATGTGATTGGGAGGACCATCACAAACAGATATATTTCTAAAGTCGTGTGAGATGTGCTTAGCATACCACACAGGGAATCCCAAAGATACATCTGCATTCGTATtgaacatcacacacaattttaTGTAGAACATCGTTTGTGATAGGGTGGCCCATCACACACAATAGTTATAATTCTGTTGATTATGTTATTTAATACATGACTCATGGTGCCTACAGAAAACTATTTGTCATAGGGGTCCATCACACACACTTGTTATGTGAAAATGATTGCGATAGGGTGGCCTAGCGAACACAATTATCGACCTGAACTGATGTCTGATTGTTCACCGATCCAACACGACGGTTGTCCACAGACCATTTGGGCTTGTTGAGGCCTATCACCCATGGTTTTGTCTTAGAAACCGTCTGCAATAGGAACTCCAAGAATCAAACTAATTTCTCTATTATTTATAAACCATTTATTAGTCAAATTAACATTTCATATCCAACACACAATATATTTTTTATTCATATTACAGCAAGCATGATTTCATAATTGAACTACATCGGGGTACAACACCATATAGGTCTATGCTTCCGAGATACCCAATTGCATAGCCGGACAAAGTTTCAAATGGAACTTCTAAAACCTTTGCAAAGTATCATCATATACAGTAAATAGATAGATGAGTCTCGTCTAGAAAACTGTTGAAGCAGAAGGTAAATCTTGAGCCTTCAATGATGTTGAGGGTTCTCGCAAGTTTATGCCAGTGTATCTGGATGATTTTCCGCCGATCTTTCATCCTCTTGACAAAGACTTAAATATTATACCTTGGTGATATAAGAATACCTTCCTAGCCTTTTGACAATACAGGTGATTCGAGAGATAATCATCGATAAACTGCCTAAAAAGGACAGAAAACAACCATATGCATAAATATATTTTCTAAAATTTAACATGTCGCATTGTGAAAAGGACAGTGTGAGAGAGATGGTACCATCCTATAGTTGAATGATGTATTCTTCATTGTGCACACAACCAACTTGTTATTTTTTGTAGCTAGTTTCTTTATCTATATAATCTTTCTAAGTTTCTTGATTTGATTGATATTCAAGCACACTTCATTTCCCCACAGGCAAAATGGGTCGAACACTGATTATAAACCTCTTATAGTAGAACCTACATGTGCAAGAGCAAATTATTAAAACGCTTCATATTATAATGGTTCCTACAATTGCAAAATAATGTGCTATTAGCCAAAGGAGCATCTATGTGCAAACCTCGATGGTAAACTTTAGTGTCTCGCTTTGTTCCCCGCTTGCAACATATTTAAGGTAAATATTGATGAGGTTATAAGTGATATTTGGTATACTATCTGTGAAATATATTAATAAAAATATATACATCCGAGATCCAATAGATTAGTTTGAGCCACATGTAAAAGCTAGTTATCTAAACCAAGCATGctaagaactaggaaatatagcaattgtatatGTGAACATTAATTGGATCATGTGGCTTtttaatacattaattgagttttctatgGATTTACTCTGCATAATTAAGATATGATCTACAATCACAAGGTGCAGTGCACCAAAATTGGTTCAAAGATCATATATATGTCCCTGGATGCATGTGTTGGCTATCATGTAAGCAATGAgattgaatttcaaacatctcaatATCTTGGCTCGGTCGCAAACATAGAGAAACTCGGTTTCAAAATTCCCGTCAATCCGAAACTTGCCGAAATTCATGAATCTTGGCATGGTGTCATTTCAAGGCACACATATGCCGTGGTAAAAAAAGTAGCTACTTCGACATGATTTGGCACAAGCCTCTTACAACCGGAGCTTCTCACCATAAGCTACGTGGTTCCGATAGCGAACATGCATATCACGTCTATGGGTGAAACGACATGGGGTACCTCTTCTATCGTTGTTTTTTTTCTAGAAACAACATAGACCAATAGGTCttagttcaaaaatatgaaattattAAGGGTTCGTCTAGATTTTTCATACACTAATTGAGTTTATTTGTATTTAATGTacatacttcaaatttcaactaaAATCACAAGGTTTATGTTGGATAGGGCCACGTCATATAGCACAAATAGTTGTGGTATTTTTTGTGTCTAGTTTGAGAGAAGGCGTAAACATTATTAGTAGCCACAAAAGGCATTTTTGGAATAAAAGGTTGTCACGTTaccagtt encodes:
- the LOC123408622 gene encoding uncharacterized protein LOC123408622, which codes for MLQHMAIKILNLTTSSSGCERNWSTFVMVDAKRRNKLDVARRDNLVYILFNGSMIDKRKKISSSSDVLLGEDASRAQDWICEDAYIDEETDPTTRMPCNIIDAERGESEHVQLRRRARVRELHEVEEFIADDDNELDHEIEDDGIDYESEDDGVMATKDDDEEEDPPQP